Genomic segment of Streptomyces sp. NA02950:
GAGCGGTGATCACCGGTGCGGCCATGGTGGGCGCGGCTGCCGACGGTGGTTCGGCCGGGGGCTCGGGCCGCGCGGGCCCGGGGACCGGAGCCTGACCCTGGGAGGGGGCGGGCGGATAGTCCTGGGGGCTCTGCGGATGGCCCTGGGAGGGCCGGGGCTCGTACGGCTGCTGGTCGCGGTAGAGATGAGCGAAGGCGTCCCGCTGGGGCGGCTCCCCCGGTCTGTAGCCGCCGCCCGCGTCCGCGCCCGGGTATCCCTGGGCCGCGGGGTCGGCGTACTGCTGCTGCGCGTGCCCCTGGCCGCCCGCGGGAGGCCAGGCCCGCGGGTCGTGGCCCCGGGGCGCGGCGGCCTGCTGGGGGTAGGACTGCTGCGGATGGCCGCCCTGCGGCGGTGTGGCGGGCGCGGCCCGGTCGTACAGCGGATCCGTCAGTGGATCTTGGCCGTACGCGTTCTGCGATGTATAGGGGTAGGGCGTGTAGGTGCCGGTGACGTACGGATCCTGGAGATAGGGGTCCTGCGTGTAGTGCGTCTGGCCGTACGCCTGACGGGGGTCGGCCGCGGGGGCCTGGGCGTCGCCCAGATACGGATCCTGCTGATGCGGTTCCGGTCCGTAAGGGTCCTGGGGGGTGTGAGGGGACGGCTGCGGCGGTGGTGGCCCCTGGCCATCACCGTCATATGGCGCGTTCATCGCTACCCCACCTCATCGTCCGCTGCGGCCGGCCGGCCCGGGCATTGCTCAATGCTCCACTTTCTCACCCGAGCCGGACGGGCCAGCGCTTTGCGAACCGGTGTCCGGCGCCGGGTCACTCGGCTGCTCGGGCACAAGAGCGTGGGACGGATCACATTCGTCGGTCTCCGCGGCTTCGCTCCCGGCCGCGGCGTCCTCGGTGTCCGAGTCCTCGTCCAGGGCCTCGTCCACGGCTTCGTCGCCCCCGTCATCGACCTCGGCGGCGGACCGCTTGCGCTGGACGTAGATCCGGATACCGGCGAGGACCAGCAGCAGCACACCGCCCGCGATCACGAGAATGACGGTCGAGGTGATTTCGGTGACATTCACCTTGAACTTCATCTCGCCGCCGTACGGCTGGCCGTCCGGGGTGTACAGCTGTGCCGAAACCCGCACCGGCCCGTTCGCGTTGGCCGTGGTGCCGAACTTCACGGACTGGCTGTGACCGCCCTCGACGGTGACGACCTGCGGTTCGCCGATCTCCAGCCGGTTGCCCTGCTGGGAGCGGAGGACCAGCCGCAGCTCGACCCCCTGCACCAGGTTGTTCTGCACGGTGACCGGGATGGTGGCGCTCCGCCCGGACAATGTCATGTTCGACTTGGGGACCAGGCGCACCTTCTTGGTCAGCCCGGACAGATAGCCCTGCACGTCACGGCGGAAACCGGCCGAGTGGTGGGCCTCACCGCGCCACGAGGTGGACATCTCACGCCTGATGGCGTTCCCGAAGGGGGTGACCACCCGGTACTTGGCGGTGAGGATGCGCTCGAACATGTCGAGCTTGCCCTGCGTCGTCTGGATGTCCTCGAACGCGTCGGTGGGCAGTTCCTGCTTCCGCAGCGCGCGCGGGTACGCACGGCCGCCGGGCACCCGCTGGGTGGCGTTCGGGTCGGGCTCGGCCTTCGCGGCCTGGCCCAGGCCGAGCGGCTCGCTCCACTGCCCGGAGAGGCCCTTCAGGGCCGCCGCCATCGACTGCGCCTGGCTGGTGGTGGGGATCCGCTGCGGGGCGACAACAACGCTGCGCTGCTTGTCCGGCGCCTGGAGGTTGATCATCTGGCTCTGGGCGAGGAACCGCTGGATGGCGAGTGTGGAGTTCTGCGGCGTGGACATGTCGCCGGTGAAGGCCGTGGACAGCCGTGCGTCGGCGACCACCGCCGTATTGCCGCCGCCGATCTGCCGGGCCGCGGTCGGGGTGTAGGAGAGGCCGCCGGTCTCCCGGAGGCTGTCGCTGCGGGCGATGACGTTGTGGGCACCCGCGGAGGTGGCGACATCGACGACGGAGGAGTCGACCGCCCCGTCCACCGGCCAGGCGAAGTCCGTGCGCGGCTTCACCCCGAGGACGGTCTGCACGGTCGTCGAGGCGAGTTCGGTGGCGTCCTGGAGGTGGCCGAGGGCGCCGGAGTTCTTGCCGCGGTGAGCGAGGGACGCGAGGTCGGGGTCGGCGAAGGGCAGTGCGATCACCTGGCGGTCCGCCACGGCCTTCTGGAGGTCGTTGAGCCACTGCTTGGCTACGGCCTGCCCGCGGCCCGGTGCGGTGTCGTCCCCGCCCCCGGGGGTCTCGACCTCGTAGTTCTTGGTCATCGCCTCGACCGTGGCGAGCAGATCGGGGTCGATCACCCAGGTGATGGGGAGGTCCTTCCCCAGGCTCACCATCTGCTGCAGCCGACCGCCGGGCGAGAGCTCCTTCACGAGACGGTCGTCACGGAAGATGGGGGTGCGGTCCTCGTCGTTGTCCGTGCGAGGGGTCACATGGGTGGACGAGATGAGCGGCCACAAAAAGGTGAGCTGGGACTTCTTCTTGGCCGGACCGGTCTGCCAGGGGAGGAAGGTGCGCTGGATCCCCAGCACATGCTGCCAGGGCCGGTCCCGCGTCTGTCCGCTGAGGGCGACCCCGAGCTGGTAGACGCCGTCCTGGCCGAGGCTCAGCTTGTCGACCGGTATGGAGAGAGAGAAGTCACGGCTGGCGCCTGCCGCCAGCTTGCCGATCTTCTGGGCGTACTTGCCGCCGATCTCGCTGCCGTCCGCGCCCTCGCTGTAACCGGTACGACGGGCGGCGTTGTCGATCGCGTTGCGCCCGTTGAGGGCCGGACCCACACGGAGGCCGACATGGGAGCCGGAGATCGCCGTCCTGGTGCCGTTGGTGACGGTTCCGCCGACCGTGAGGGTGTCACCCTTCTTCGGCGAGGTGGGCGTCATCGAGGTGATGGCGACGTCGACGGAGCGTGAGCGGGTGACTTTGCTCTCGGGGAGCACCGCGGAGGCCGTGAGGGCCGTCCGGGCCGTGTGCTCCGCCGAGGCCGCGTGCGCGGCGGGCGCCGCGGGGATCTGCGTTCCGCCCGCGAGTACCGGCACGGCCGCGAGGAATGCCGCCGTGCGCCGCAGCCATCGACGGGCACGAGCGGAAGTGGTCCCCCGGTGGTCTGCCGCATCGGCCACGTGCTCGCCCGTCCCTCGTCGTCAGTGGTCGTCAGTGGTCGTCGCAATGTGCGTCCACGGAATGGTAACGATGCCCGCTGTGGCGAAGTGCTGTGGAGAGCTCTACAAGATCGTTACGGGATCGGTTGCGCCGAGCAACGTGGAGGCCCCGAGGCGCGCGGCCACGTACCCTGTGCTGTTGTGCCGAACGCCAACAATGACAGCCGATCCCCGCAGTCGACCAATGAGCTCAGCCAGGTGCAGCGCCGTGCCGTGGCCGAACTGCTGCGGGTCTCCCCCGTCGCCGACGATCTCGCCCGCCGGTTCGAGCAGGCCGGGTTCCGGCTGGCTCTCGTCGGTGGCTCGGTCCGCGACGCGCTGCTCGGCCGCCTCGGCAACGACCTGGATTTCACGACGGATGCCCGGCCCGACGACGTACTGAAAATCGTCCGTCCCTGGGCGGACGCGCTCTGGGAGGTCGGCATCGCCTTCGGCACCGTTGGCTGCCGGAAGGACGCTCCCAACGGAAACGGACCACAGCAGAGCTTTCAGATTGAAATTACGACGTATCGGTCAGAAGCCTATGACCGGACATCTCGGAAGCCTGAGGTGTCCTACGGCGACTCCATCGAGGAGGACCTGGTCCGGCGGGACTTCACCGTGAACGCGATGGCGGTGGCGCTTCCGCAGAAGGAGTTCATCGACCCGCACAACGGGCTGGAGGACCTGGCCGCCCGGGTGCTGCGTACGCCCGGGACGCCCGAGGAGTCCTTCTCCGACGACCCGCTGCGGATGATGCGTGCCGCGCGGTTCGCCGCCCAGCTGGACTTCGAGGTCGCGCCCGACGTGGTCGCCGCGATGACGTCCATGGCCGGCCGTATCGAGATCGTCTCGGCCGAGCGGGTGCGTGAAGAGCTCAACAAGCTGGTCCTGGGCGCTTGCCCCCGTCAGGGGCTGCGGCTGCTCGTCGACACCGGGCTCGCCGACTGCGTCCTGCCGGAGCTTCCCGCGCTGCGGCTGGAGCGTGATGAGCATCACCGGCACAAGGATGTCTACGAGCACTCGCTGACCGTGCTGGAGCAGGCCATCGATCTGGAGGAGGACGGACCGGATCTGGTGCTGCGGCTGGCGGCCCTGCTGCATGACATCGGCAAGCCGAGGACGCGCCGGTTCGAGAAGGACGGCCGGGTCTCCTTCCATCACCACGAGGTGGTGGGCGCCAAGATGACCAAGTCGCGGATGATCAAGCTGAAGTACTCCAACGAGATGGTGAAGGACGTCTCACGTCTGGTTGAACTGCATCTGCGCTTCCACGGCTACGGCACGGGCGAGTGGACCGACTCCGCGGTGCGCCGCTATGTGCGCGATGCGGGACCGCTGCTGGACCGGCTGCACAAGCTGACCCGCTCGGACTGCACCACGCGCAACAAGCGCAAGGCGACAGCGCTTTCTCGTGCCTACGACGGGCTCGAGGAGCGCATCGCGCGGCTCCAGGAGCAGGAGGAGCTGGACGCGATCCGCCCGGATCTGGACGGCAACGAGATCATGAAGATCCTCGGAATCGCCCCCGGACCGCAGGTCGGCCAGGCGTACAAGCATCTGCTGGAGCTCCGGCTGGAGCACGGTCCGATGGAACGGGACGACGCCGTGGCTGCACTCAAGGAGTGGTGGGCGGCCCAGTCGCAGGGCTGACGCCGACGGCGGATCTGCGTTTCCGGCGTGCCTGCGTTTCACACGCGGCCTACGTTTCACGTGAAACATCGCACCGCTCCTCCCTCCTCTGGTCCTGTTTCACGTGAAACAGGACCAGGGACGCGGTCGTCGCGTAGAGCAGTGCCACGCAGACCACCAGAAGAGACGAGACCCCGTCGGGTGGCAGCATGACGGCGGCGACTCCCGCGGCGCCCACGAAGGCGACATTGAACAGGACGTCATAGAGGGAGAAGATCCGGCCGCGGAAGTCGTCGTCGATCGACGACTGCACCACGGTGTCGGTGGCGATCTTCGCCCCCTGGGTGGTGAGCCCGAGAACAAAAGCGGCGACGAGTATCGGCGCCGGCTCGAAGGGCAGTCCCAGACCCGGTTCCAGAAAGGCGGCGGCTGCCGCGCACACCATGATCCAGGAGAGCTGTCCATCAGTGCGGGAGTGGGTACCGGTGGCGCTGAGCCGTCCCACCGCCCAGGGTGTGATCAGTGCGGCCGCGAAGAAACCCGCGCCGGAGACACCGACCGCCAAGCCGAGCAGGGCCAGTCCGTCGGCCTCGGTGCCGGCCCACTCATAGCGGCAGAGCATCAGCACCATCACCGTGAGCGCGCCGTAGCAGAAGCGCATCAGAGTCATCGCGGTCAGGGCCAAGGTGGGGTCCCGGCGCTTCAGCAGATGCCGCACCCCCGCGACCAGACCGTGTGCGGTGCTCAGCAGCGCGGCGCGAAGCCGGGGCTGGAGCACGGCCGGATCGGGACCCAGCAGTCCGAGTGGCATCACGAGTGCCGCGAGTCCCGCGCCGAGGTAGAGCATGGCGCCCAGCAGGACGACCAGCGCGTCCGACGAGGAGCCGCCCGGGCCCGACAGACGGATGATGAAGGCCACCATGCCGCCGAGCGTGGCCGCCAGCGTTCCCGCGGTCGGCGACAGGGAGTTGGCCATCACCAGCCGCTCCGGACTGTCCACCACAC
This window contains:
- a CDS encoding DUF6049 family protein; the protein is MADAADHRGTTSARARRWLRRTAAFLAAVPVLAGGTQIPAAPAAHAASAEHTARTALTASAVLPESKVTRSRSVDVAITSMTPTSPKKGDTLTVGGTVTNGTRTAISGSHVGLRVGPALNGRNAIDNAARRTGYSEGADGSEIGGKYAQKIGKLAAGASRDFSLSIPVDKLSLGQDGVYQLGVALSGQTRDRPWQHVLGIQRTFLPWQTGPAKKKSQLTFLWPLISSTHVTPRTDNDEDRTPIFRDDRLVKELSPGGRLQQMVSLGKDLPITWVIDPDLLATVEAMTKNYEVETPGGGDDTAPGRGQAVAKQWLNDLQKAVADRQVIALPFADPDLASLAHRGKNSGALGHLQDATELASTTVQTVLGVKPRTDFAWPVDGAVDSSVVDVATSAGAHNVIARSDSLRETGGLSYTPTAARQIGGGNTAVVADARLSTAFTGDMSTPQNSTLAIQRFLAQSQMINLQAPDKQRSVVVAPQRIPTTSQAQSMAAALKGLSGQWSEPLGLGQAAKAEPDPNATQRVPGGRAYPRALRKQELPTDAFEDIQTTQGKLDMFERILTAKYRVVTPFGNAIRREMSTSWRGEAHHSAGFRRDVQGYLSGLTKKVRLVPKSNMTLSGRSATIPVTVQNNLVQGVELRLVLRSQQGNRLEIGEPQVVTVEGGHSQSVKFGTTANANGPVRVSAQLYTPDGQPYGGEMKFKVNVTEITSTVILVIAGGVLLLVLAGIRIYVQRKRSAAEVDDGGDEAVDEALDEDSDTEDAAAGSEAAETDECDPSHALVPEQPSDPAPDTGSQSAGPSGSGEKVEH
- a CDS encoding MFS transporter — encoded protein: MPVVRDLRVLLQLRDFRHLLAVRLLSQAADGVYQVSLATYVVFSPEKETSATAIASAMAVLLLPYSLLGPFAGVLLDRWRRRQVLLYGNLLRSGLAAGTAVLVLAQVPDALFYVSALSVTAVNRFVLAGLSAALPRVVDSPERLVMANSLSPTAGTLAATLGGMVAFIIRLSGPGGSSSDALVVLLGAMLYLGAGLAALVMPLGLLGPDPAVLQPRLRAALLSTAHGLVAGVRHLLKRRDPTLALTAMTLMRFCYGALTVMVLMLCRYEWAGTEADGLALLGLAVGVSGAGFFAAALITPWAVGRLSATGTHSRTDGQLSWIMVCAAAAAFLEPGLGLPFEPAPILVAAFVLGLTTQGAKIATDTVVQSSIDDDFRGRIFSLYDVLFNVAFVGAAGVAAVMLPPDGVSSLLVVCVALLYATTASLVLFHVKQDQRREERCDVSRET
- a CDS encoding CCA tRNA nucleotidyltransferase encodes the protein MPNANNDSRSPQSTNELSQVQRRAVAELLRVSPVADDLARRFEQAGFRLALVGGSVRDALLGRLGNDLDFTTDARPDDVLKIVRPWADALWEVGIAFGTVGCRKDAPNGNGPQQSFQIEITTYRSEAYDRTSRKPEVSYGDSIEEDLVRRDFTVNAMAVALPQKEFIDPHNGLEDLAARVLRTPGTPEESFSDDPLRMMRAARFAAQLDFEVAPDVVAAMTSMAGRIEIVSAERVREELNKLVLGACPRQGLRLLVDTGLADCVLPELPALRLERDEHHRHKDVYEHSLTVLEQAIDLEEDGPDLVLRLAALLHDIGKPRTRRFEKDGRVSFHHHEVVGAKMTKSRMIKLKYSNEMVKDVSRLVELHLRFHGYGTGEWTDSAVRRYVRDAGPLLDRLHKLTRSDCTTRNKRKATALSRAYDGLEERIARLQEQEELDAIRPDLDGNEIMKILGIAPGPQVGQAYKHLLELRLEHGPMERDDAVAALKEWWAAQSQG